The Leptospira sp. WS60.C2 genome includes the window CAAAATTTCTTTTCCCTTCTTCTTCGATTTTTATTTGGTGGAGACAAACATCAAAAGCCATCTGTCAAATTGCCTGAAGTAAAACCAGACTTTGCAGAATTTTTAAAACCTGATCGCAATATAAAATTTATCTGGTTCGGTCATTCTACGTTTCTTGTGAATTTGGAAGGAACGATCTTGTTTTTTGATCCTGTGTTTTCTGAGTCCGCTGCTCCTTTTGGTTTTATGGTGAAACGATTCCAAGATGCTGTCGTGAAATTGGAAGAATTACCCAAGATTGATTATATCATTATCTCACATGACCATTATGATCATTTGGATATGGAAACGATTACTTTCTTTAAGTCCAAAAACACTCACTTCATCACACCACTTGGCGTAACTTCTCATATCAAAGAATGGGGCGTCACACAGGATCGTTTGCACGAATTGGATTGGTGGGAACGCTTTGATTTGGGAAAAATTCAGATCATCTGTACACCAGCGCAACATTTTTCCGGTCGTCGCGGTATGAACGGAAATAAAACCTTATGGTCCTCCTGGACTGTTCTTGGACAGAAAGAACGTTTTTATTTCAGTGGGGATTCAGGTTACGACATTCACTTCAAACAAATTGGAGACGCCTATGGTCCCTTTGATGTCACGTTCCTTGAAAATGGTCAATACAATCCAATGTGGCAAGCTGTACATTCCTTACCTGAACAAACAGCACAAGCCCATTTAGATTTAAGAGGTAAACGTCTTGTACCAGTCCATTGGGGGATGTTTGACTTATCTCTGCACAGTTGGTATGAACCAGCGGTAAATATCGAAAAGGAAGCAAAAAAACATAATATTGATTTACTGACACCTAAGTTTGGTCAGCTGGTAAAATTAAAAGAACCTAATTTTTTTGAACGTTGGTGGAAAGAATACATTGAAAAAGATTGATACACATCTGCCTAATTCAAAAAGAATTTAGAACCAGTTTTCAGATTCTTTACCTATTTTTGAAAAGTAGAAGTAGGTAAAGAATGCGTAAAATTCATCTCTTATTTTCCTTAATTTTTTTGTTAGCTTTGAATTGTTCTCCCGAAGAAGAAAAAGGTCTTTTTCCAGGATTTCAGATTACAGGTAATGCTTTCACTGATGCATTGTTACTTGGTGTTTTAGCAACACCACCTTGTCAATTTCTCACAAATGAGAATGCTAATTCGTCGTTTGTTTTAGGAGAAGGGTTGACTTCAATTTGTAGCGCGCAACTTGTCCAAGGGACAATTCAAGTTATAAAGACGGGAACCTATGAGATTTCTGCCATTCCAGGAAAACAGACTCTGACTGCTAGCCGGTGTAATTCGATGCATTTCGATTTTCATATTAGCCTTAGAGAGGGAAACAGTGAAATTCTTTCTTCCAGTGGGACGGCCTCCACTCAATTTGTTTTGGAAGCTGGGAAACAATACAGCTTGGTTCCGACTGGTCTTGTGGATCCAAATGTTTACCAATGCCAAGGCAGAACGGTAACTTCGAATGTCGTTCCCTATCGAATTCAATTCCAAAAACGATAGGTAGTTTCCGCAGTTGCGGATTACTACCATCGCGTTTTCACCGTTAGGAGGGTATACTCCTCCTATGAGGTGGATCCAATTATTGTTTCTATTCTATGTTTCCTGCACCAGTTTTGACAGGATGGTGTTTCTAGGTTATGTGGACGAAGAAATCCAATTGCGGCGAGATGACTACCGAAGAAGACAGGTATCACTTGGATCTACGTCTGAGTGTTTATTACTTCCGAATGATATGTATCCTTATTCTAGAGTCGAACCTTGTGCGGTTGGAGATACGCGGGGTTTACAATATGAATCAGTCGTGCAAGTCCAAGGTCGTGTTCATGTTTGGTTCATTCCAGGTTATGTGTTAGTGGGCCATTCTAATCTTGAATTTTATAAGGATGTCACTCTAGGCAGAGGTCCATTCCACAATCGTTCCTTAAAGGAAAATATCCTCCGCCAATCGATGTCACAATCTCAATTTCAAAATCGAAAGATTCCAACCATTCAGTATTCAAAATAAAATCAGGAGTTTTAAAAATGAAAAAAGATAGTTTTGTGATACTGTTCCTTTTCTTCTCAATTTCCTGTGTTGCTCGGCAAATGAATGATGATTCATACACGACTTTAGAGGAACCAGCGAATTTTCAGAAGGAAAAAGATGTAACATTTGCTAAAAAATATGGATATAATTCTGAGTGTTTGGTGTTGATGGAGGGGCCAGTGCCTAGCCGTTTGGAACCATGCATTGTGGGGGATGTCCGTTCTGCGTCTATGATGTATAAAGAAAGTGAAACAAACGTAAAAGGGGAAACAGCACAATTTGAATGGAAGATTTCTGGGGCGGTTTATTCTCCCTTTGTCAATGAAGCGTATTACCAAAATTTTATTTTATACCGAGGATCATTTTTTCGAAAATCGGATGAAGAGTATGATCGGAGATCCGAAATTCATACGATTTTCCCATATCTATCGAGGCCCTCATACCGTTACCTGAGAGGAGGGCATTCTCGTTAACAATGACTTTGATTTGCGATTGACGAAGAGAAAAAAGTGATCAAAATAAAAGAGAACATGGAGAGTTTACTCTCCTTCAGAAAACTATGAAACAAATCTTTTCTGCTATTTTTCTCTTTCTTTTGATTGTTCCATTTGGTACAGTTTCTGCCAAAGATTTAGAAATTCTTTCCATTGGATTTGGTTCCTGTTTGCACCAAGACAAAGAAAGTCCCATACTTAAAACCATCCAGGCACATAAATATGATTATTTCATCTTACTTGGCGATAATATATATTCGGATACATTGATCGCAAATGAGAAAATTCCAGCGTATGAAAAACAAGTAAATCATTCAGAATGGAAAACCTTTGTCAAACAAACACAGATGTTGTTTACTTGGGATGACCATGATTATGGAATCAATGACAGTGGAAGTGAATATCCCGAAAAACAAACTTCGAGAGAATTATTTCTAAAATACTGGCAACCTATGATGCCAAAAAATCTTGCCTTTGGAACCAAAAGCCAAGAGGGCATCTTCTATTCGCATTGGGTCAATCTGAATGGGAAAAAAATTCACATTGTTGTTCCTGATACTCGTTACTTTCGATCTCCTTTGCAAAAAAGTTTTGTATCTCGGTTGACTGGGAAAAACTTTTACACATCATCCAACGATCTAAATCGAACGATACTTGGCGACGAACAATGGTTATGGCTATTAGAGGAAATTTCTAAACCTTCTGATTTTCTCGTTTTCGTTTCCAGTATACAGGTGATTCCCACCGAACATCCGTTCGAAAAATGGGGGAACTTTCCTCATGAAAGAAACCGAATTTTGCAAACGTTACAAAACGCCAATACAAAAGAGTTGGTCATTTTGTCTGGTGATCGCCATATAGCAGAAATTCACGAATACAAAGTTCCTGGCAAAAGAAGTATCGTTGAAATTACATCAAGCTCGTTAAATCTACCATTGCCTTTTTTGTTACTTGAATATGATTCCGAATGGAAAATAGGCAAAGCCTTTAAAGAGAAAAACTACGGTGAACTAAAACTGATTTCAAAAGATGGAAAGATTATGTGGAAAACATCGATTCAGGACTTGAGAGGAGAATCCGTTATGGAATATGACCCCTCTTCTCTAAAATAAGCAGAATTAGAAACAATTGATAGGGATATTATTTTGAAACCTAAAGAAAAAATATTAGAAAGTTCCTTTGCACTCTTTCGTGAGAAAGGCTTTCAAGCAACAGGGATAGCTGAAATTTTAGAAAGAGCCGGTGCTTACAAAAAAACTCTTTATGATCATTTTAGATCAAAAGATGATATTGGTTTTGAATATTTAAACTATTTATCGGAACAACAACGTATCGTGATGTTAAAGGTGTTGGCGAAAGCCAATGACCTGCCTGATTTTATTGAAAAATGGGTAAATTTTATCGTTCGCAACCAACGTAATACCTCACGAAAGGATTGTCCAATTGCATTATTTTCGGGAGAGATATCTCATTTAAACCAATTTGATACCTATCGAAATCGTGCCGTACAACATGTACTAGAAACTGTTGAAATTTGTATTTTGAAATTTGAACCTAATTTGAAGGCAGACTTGGTAAAATCCATTAGTTATGAATTGTACATGAGTTATCTGGGGGGGTTACGGCTTTATGCTTTGACTAAAGATCGTAAAGTCATTGAGAGAATGAAAGCTCAGATGATCCACTCAGCACAAAGACTCATCAAATCGTAGTTTGAATTACCAACTACCACTCGCACCGCCACCTCCTGACCTTCCTCCGCCTCCAGAGTAGGAACTGGAACTACTAGATCCAGTTCCAGTTCCAGTCCCAGAGGATGTGAAGAATTGACTTGTGTGAACGCTGACTGTGTTTGCCAGACCAATTTTACGAAAGAAATAAAGTACGATTGTTGTGAGGATGACAGATCCTACGATTGCAAGGGTTACAAAGAGATTGGGTGAATCTGGTAATAAGAAAAAGTTTGAACGGATGAAGGTTGCGACTATATAAAATAAACCAAGAAAAAAGGGGATTCCTTCTCCTGATAAAAAACCAACAAAACAAACAAAAAACATCAGCACAAACATGAATTGTAAAACAAAGTGTGCTTCTTTCATTTCTGGTTGTTTAAGAGTTGTGATTGATGCTTTGCTATTTTCTTCTCCCGCAATGTTTCGAGAACTGAGTAACTCAAGATAGGTTTCGATACCTTTCGTACTATTGATGCACATCCAATCGATATCTGCTGATTTTTGATCATCACGGATCGCACTAGTTACAATTTCCAAAAGAATCGATTCCTCTACTTTTCTTGGGTTTACCATTGTAGCAGTTTTGATTTCTGAATATTCATTGGTAAAAATGATGAATTGCTTTTGGTTAAGAGAAAATAGGAGTGTGATCCCAGATGTATTCCCAAAAGCAATGGTATGGTATTTTTTTATTTCTAACTTTGGATCTTTGGTTGTATCTAGTAATAAAATTTGAACTCCAATCTTGTATTTGTTCTCTAATGCTCGTATGATCTCAGTGGAACGATCATACGAAAAACGTTCCAAAGCATCAAATGGATCGTAAATACCAGTTCCTTTTTCCAATATAATCTTTTGGTTGTGCTTGATATGAGTTAACATATCTAAAAAAGCACGGTAAGTAAAATTTGTAAAATCCCCTTCTTTTTTCTCTTGGTATCTTTTGTGAAAAATACTTCTGATTTTGTTTTGGCTAAGTGACCAGTTATATTCAGGACTTGTTGAGATGGCTCCCATAAATTCATTCTTTGGTGATGAAACAAAAATAATGGCTTTTTTTTCTTCGCTTAACTTTTGTCGATTTAAGAAGAGGTGATGGGCACTTGCCTCTAATCCAAACTGGGTTTCTAAAGGTAATACACAGAAAACAAAATGAACGTCTTTGATTGGTTTTATTTCCTTTAACAGAAAAGGGATCGTATCAGGATGTAAATCAGAATTGGTATCACTAAAATTGTATGGACAATTGAGATTGCTTATGTTTGGTGAGTTTGCTCTCAATTGTTCCAAAATGGCCGATGTTCCTGAAAGCATAGCCAAAGAGGGATTCCCTGCTTTCATATTAGGTATGATCATTTCATCTATGATGCGTTTTGCGATTAAATCAGTGAGAACATCCTCTAATCCATATCCAACTTCAATTCTAACTTTTCTTTCGTTGGGAGCAAGTATTAACAAAATTCCATTATCTTTGTCTTTTGAACCAGGTTGCCATTTTTCAAAAACGGCAGTGGCCTCCTTTTCAATTGTATCTTCTTTTAATTTTTCTGTCACGTAGACGATGACTTGGTTGGTTGTGATTTTTTCTTCTTCGAGTAACATAGATTCTAGTTTTGATCTCGTTTCTGTGGGAAGATAACCACTTGGATCCATAACAGGTCCTGTTAACTCTGGATAAGGATCATTGTGACCAGTACATGAAAGTAAAGATACAGCCGTAACGATTGATAGAATGCATTTGATCCAATGCTTCATTTTGAATCTTTCAGTTTGGTTTCTAACGATAGGGCAGATAAGGAAAAAAATACTCGGAAATTAAATGACGAAATTTTCATGGTTTTGTTGGATACTGAATCTATTCGAAACAGCATCCAACTTCAAACCTTTTTTACGCTCCGATTTGTGATTCTAAGAAGCGACCATACCCTCGTTCTTTTCCTAAGGAATTCACTGGTTTCCCTTGGTCTACAGCCAACTTTCCATTGATGAATACTTTTTTAATGGTTTCATCATTACGTCTCACCCATCGTTTGAAATCTTCCATAAAAGGCATAGGAGCTTCCACATCTTTAGCAAGAGAGTCATCTAGTTTGTTTGGATCAATCAAAACCAAATCCGCACGTTTTCCTTCTTTGATGTAACCTGCATCAATGCCAAACCAATCTCCGATTTCTCCGGTGAGTCGATGCACAGCTCTCTCCATTGTCATGAATGGTTTTTTTTCCAATTCTGCATCACGCACAAGTTTTAACATCCGAAGTGGGAAGTTGTAATGTGCCATTCCTCGTAAGTGTGCTCCCGCATCAGAAAATCCAATAAGGATATCAGGGTAAGATACAATTTTTTGTAATGGTTCTTTTCTATGGTTTGCCATCACCGTATACCATCTTACTTTGTTTCCATGTTCAGCCACCATATCTAGGAAGGCAGTGACAGAATCCACACCTCTTTCTTTCGCAACATCGTCGATTGATTTTCCAATGAGAGATTTGTCGGGTGCGTCTACAATTTTTGTCTCACGGAAGTTTCGATGGAAAACACGAGGTAAAAACCAATTGGTCCATTGTCTTTTAAACCAAGAGCGATAGTCTGGATCTTTCATCAGTTGTTTTCGTTCTAATTCGTCTTCAATATGATTTGCTTTCGCACCTGCCGCAAATTCCTCAAACACAACAACATCCATCCCATCAGCATACAAATCGAATGGTTCAGGTAGGGCTTGGAATCGAAAATCAGATCGAAAGATGGTATTGGTAATCCGGCCAATCACACCTAAGAGCTTATATAAACCTGGATCAAATTTGACATCCATAAGCGAGATGATAGTAGTCTTAAGAGGTTTACGAAAGAGACCAAAGGCTTCTTTTAAAAACATAAGGACGTTGACCTTGGTTGAAACGTTTGGAACTCCTTGAAAAATTTTACCGCGTTTACGGAGAGTTTTGTTTAAGAATTCATACTCACTCCAATTGGCAAACGTAGAAGGAAGAGGTCTGGAACGAAATCTAGAACCATCCATTTTATCCCACACTAAAGTGTTAATGGACAGGCCCATAAAACCAGCATCTAATGCTTCTTCTAGATGTTCGTTCATTTTATTTAACTCTTGTTTGGTTGGTTTTTCGCCTTTGGTTAAGGATCTTTCAAGTCCCATCACATGAGCACGAATTGCAGAGTGACCTGCAAAGGAAGTGACATTGGGACCGAGAGGAAGAGCGTTTAAATGTTTTTTATATTCAATGGCAGAATTCCAATTTTTTTTACTCTCTAAAATAGATAGAACATTCTTTCTTGGGATGGCTTCCACTCGGCTAAACATATCAGCAAGATCTGTTGGATCACCTAATGCCAAGCTCAATGAACAACTTCCAAGTGAAATGGTCGTAACTCCGTGACGAACAGATTCGGAAAGATCTGGTGCCATTTCAATTTCGGCATCATAATGAGTATGAAAATCGATAAAACCTGGAGTGAGCCATTGTCCTTTTGCATCAATCACGGTTTCGCCTGGTTTTGGACTGAGTTCCGTCTTCGAAACTGTTTCAATATTTCCGTCTTTGATCCGCACATCCCCCACAAAAGATGGGTTTGTGCTTCCATCAAAGATTCGTGCCTGTTTGATAAGAGTCTCTGCCATGATACCTCCAGAAAAACCAGTAAAATTATGGCAGATTGACAAAGATTTGTCAATGATTCCCTAACATTTGCCTTCAGTTTCTCTGGACAAAACCCTTAATTGTTCACTGATAGGCAAAGCTCGATTGGCAAAGTGCCACTAACTCCGCTTCGGTGATCTCACGATTGTTTTCACTTGAAGAGATCGATTTCGCTAACGAAAATAAATGATCTACTTCTTCTTTGGAAACTTGGATTCCTTTCTGTTTGAGTAAAAACTCTATCGCTTTATGGCCAGATTGGTTGGTAAAGGAAATTCTTTCTTTGTCATTTCGCCCCACAAATTCAGGAGAAAAAGTTCGGTAGGCTCCCTTTGATTGGTGTAAGGTTTTTGTCACACCATCTTGGTGGATTCCAGATCTGTGTGAAAAAATATCCTCTCCAATGATTGGAGTTTT containing:
- a CDS encoding MBL fold metallo-hydrolase gives rise to the protein MVDTFDRRKFLPPLLLRLLFLLIFTLPLLQCKAFGKDPEGVHLETIQKSTHYDRSREQFVNRRPDVLEKMRENQNFFSLLLRFLFGGDKHQKPSVKLPEVKPDFAEFLKPDRNIKFIWFGHSTFLVNLEGTILFFDPVFSESAAPFGFMVKRFQDAVVKLEELPKIDYIIISHDHYDHLDMETITFFKSKNTHFITPLGVTSHIKEWGVTQDRLHELDWWERFDLGKIQIICTPAQHFSGRRGMNGNKTLWSSWTVLGQKERFYFSGDSGYDIHFKQIGDAYGPFDVTFLENGQYNPMWQAVHSLPEQTAQAHLDLRGKRLVPVHWGMFDLSLHSWYEPAVNIEKEAKKHNIDLLTPKFGQLVKLKEPNFFERWWKEYIEKD
- a CDS encoding alkaline phosphatase D family protein; amino-acid sequence: MKQIFSAIFLFLLIVPFGTVSAKDLEILSIGFGSCLHQDKESPILKTIQAHKYDYFILLGDNIYSDTLIANEKIPAYEKQVNHSEWKTFVKQTQMLFTWDDHDYGINDSGSEYPEKQTSRELFLKYWQPMMPKNLAFGTKSQEGIFYSHWVNLNGKKIHIVVPDTRYFRSPLQKSFVSRLTGKNFYTSSNDLNRTILGDEQWLWLLEEISKPSDFLVFVSSIQVIPTEHPFEKWGNFPHERNRILQTLQNANTKELVILSGDRHIAEIHEYKVPGKRSIVEITSSSLNLPLPFLLLEYDSEWKIGKAFKEKNYGELKLISKDGKIMWKTSIQDLRGESVMEYDPSSLK
- a CDS encoding TetR/AcrR family transcriptional regulator — protein: MKPKEKILESSFALFREKGFQATGIAEILERAGAYKKTLYDHFRSKDDIGFEYLNYLSEQQRIVMLKVLAKANDLPDFIEKWVNFIVRNQRNTSRKDCPIALFSGEISHLNQFDTYRNRAVQHVLETVEICILKFEPNLKADLVKSISYELYMSYLGGLRLYALTKDRKVIERMKAQMIHSAQRLIKS
- a CDS encoding YgcG family protein, with product MKHWIKCILSIVTAVSLLSCTGHNDPYPELTGPVMDPSGYLPTETRSKLESMLLEEEKITTNQVIVYVTEKLKEDTIEKEATAVFEKWQPGSKDKDNGILLILAPNERKVRIEVGYGLEDVLTDLIAKRIIDEMIIPNMKAGNPSLAMLSGTSAILEQLRANSPNISNLNCPYNFSDTNSDLHPDTIPFLLKEIKPIKDVHFVFCVLPLETQFGLEASAHHLFLNRQKLSEEKKAIIFVSSPKNEFMGAISTSPEYNWSLSQNKIRSIFHKRYQEKKEGDFTNFTYRAFLDMLTHIKHNQKIILEKGTGIYDPFDALERFSYDRSTEIIRALENKYKIGVQILLLDTTKDPKLEIKKYHTIAFGNTSGITLLFSLNQKQFIIFTNEYSEIKTATMVNPRKVEESILLEIVTSAIRDDQKSADIDWMCINSTKGIETYLELLSSRNIAGEENSKASITTLKQPEMKEAHFVLQFMFVLMFFVCFVGFLSGEGIPFFLGLFYIVATFIRSNFFLLPDSPNLFVTLAIVGSVILTTIVLYFFRKIGLANTVSVHTSQFFTSSGTGTGTGSSSSSSYSGGGGRSGGGGASGSW
- a CDS encoding amidohydrolase family protein, which codes for MAETLIKQARIFDGSTNPSFVGDVRIKDGNIETVSKTELSPKPGETVIDAKGQWLTPGFIDFHTHYDAEIEMAPDLSESVRHGVTTISLGSCSLSLALGDPTDLADMFSRVEAIPRKNVLSILESKKNWNSAIEYKKHLNALPLGPNVTSFAGHSAIRAHVMGLERSLTKGEKPTKQELNKMNEHLEEALDAGFMGLSINTLVWDKMDGSRFRSRPLPSTFANWSEYEFLNKTLRKRGKIFQGVPNVSTKVNVLMFLKEAFGLFRKPLKTTIISLMDVKFDPGLYKLLGVIGRITNTIFRSDFRFQALPEPFDLYADGMDVVVFEEFAAGAKANHIEDELERKQLMKDPDYRSWFKRQWTNWFLPRVFHRNFRETKIVDAPDKSLIGKSIDDVAKERGVDSVTAFLDMVAEHGNKVRWYTVMANHRKEPLQKIVSYPDILIGFSDAGAHLRGMAHYNFPLRMLKLVRDAELEKKPFMTMERAVHRLTGEIGDWFGIDAGYIKEGKRADLVLIDPNKLDDSLAKDVEAPMPFMEDFKRWVRRNDETIKKVFINGKLAVDQGKPVNSLGKERGYGRFLESQIGA